In Ignavibacteriales bacterium, the genomic stretch ATTCGATAATTTTTGTACAAAGAAGAACATCATATTTGCGGTTAAGAAAATCATAAATAACATTTTCCAATTGAAGCGGTTTCATCTGTCCATGTGCGATTCCAATTTTTATCTCGGGAATATATTTGTTCAGATAGTCGGCTATTTTATTTATTGATTGCACTCTATCGTGAACAAAGTAAACCTGTCCGGCGCGTTTTAATTCGTTCATTATCCATTCTCTAACTTTTTGAACATCAAAAGTTTGAACCAGAGTATAGATTGGTTGGCGGTTGGGCGGAGGTGTTGCAATGATTGATAGATCTCTTGCACCAAGCAATGAAAGATTAAGAGTTCTTGGAATCGGTGTTGCAGTTAAGGTAAGAGTATCAACATTCACTCTAAAATTTTTCAATTTCTCTTTTGCCATTACTCCAAATCGATGCTCTTCATCTATTATTAAAAGACCGAGATCTTTGAACTGTACATCCTTTGAAAGCAAACGGTGTGTTCCGATGATTACATCAACTTTACCTTCTCCTAATTCTTTTACAACATCTTTTTGTTTTGCTTTACCATGAAATCGCGAAAGTACTTCAACCTTAACCGGGAATTGTGAAAGCCTATCCTTGAATGTATTCAAATGCTGTTCGGCAAGGATTGTAGTTGGTACAAGCAAGGCAGTTTGCTTTCCATCGTTTGCCGCTTTAAAAGCCGCACGAACCGCAATTTCTGTTTTTCCAAATCCAACATCACCGCATACAAGCCGGTCCATGGGACTTTTGGATTCCATATCATTCTTTACTTCGTCACTTACTTTGGATTGATCTGGAGTATCCTCATAGATGAATGAAGCTTCCAACTCTTTTTGCCAGATAGTATCAGCACTAAATGTAAAACCTTGTGATGCTTTTCGTTTGGCATATAGTTGAATAAGTTCGCGTGCAGCTTCTTTTATTTTCTTCTTAACTTTCTTTTTTGTTGAATCCCATTCGCCGCTGCTAAGTGAATTTAATTTTGGTTCTTCACCTTCTTTAGAAGAGAATTTTTTTACAAGATTGAAATAGTTTAGATTGACATAAACAATTCCACCTTCAGCATAGAGAATTTTTATGCTTTCCTGGCTTACTTCACCGATTTTAATTGTTTCAAGTCCAACGTACTGTCCAATTCCAAAATTTTCGTGAACAACAAAATCTCCTTTTTTAATAGAAGCAAAATCTTTTGTTCTTGATTTCTTTTCTCTTTGAATAGAAGAAATTTTTGATCGGTACGGTTTGTTGAAAATCTGGTAATCAGTAAGCACAAGCAATTTTTCGTTACGTAAGATGAATCCCTTTCTTAATGCCAGCGTTTCTATTTTAACTTTTCCAGTTTCAATCAGTTCGGCAAGCTCTTCTTTGTAATCTGCAAGCAAGTCATATAATCGCTTCGATTGAAACTCATTCTCGGATGTAATTATGATTTTATAATCTTTATTTGAAAAATCCTGTAGTGTATTAAACAACCGATCAAAGTTGGAATTTATGGTTGGCGGTTCTGTTATATTCAGATTTATTTTTTCAACTACATCATCAAACGGATTTTCTATCAGCCATCTTGCTCTCTTCTTTAAGAGCGAGCTGAGATCGGTGCTTTCTTTAAGGTTATTCCTTTTTCCATCATCAATTTTAATTTCTGCTGGTTTAATATTGCCAAGCAGTTCTTGTGCAAGTTCAATATCTTCAATTACAATTCCATCAAAAGCCGATGGTAAGACTATTTCGGTTTTTTTGAAAAGAGAATTCAAATCGTACTTATTTGCAATAACCAGTGGATTGTCTAAATAATCAAATATGTCTGAAGTAAAAATTGTTTCCGCATTTTCAAAATTACCTGCAAGTGAAACAACTTCTGTTTTATCTGCGGAGCGCTGACTTTCAGAATCAAAGTGGCGTATCGATTCGATGAAGTCGCCATCAAACTCTATTCTGCAAGGATTCGCTTCGCTATACGACCAAAAATCTACGATGGAACCACGAATTGCATAATCGCCAACTCCTTCAACAAATTTTGTTTTCTGATAATTTAATAGGTTGAGGTATTCTATCAGTTCATCATATGTAATTCCTCCGCCAAGTTGAATTTTAGTTGTTCGATTATCTAATTGATTTTTAGCGGGAAGGGATACTTTTATAATTTCATAAGTCGAAAGCAGAATAAACTTTTTTTTATTACTGATAAGAGTCAACTTTTCCTGGAGCGAATCAATTTTATTATCTTCAACCGATACTAAATAATTACCGCAGCCAAGAAGCTCCAGTTCTACTTTTATTTCATTTACAGTTTGAACATCGGGGAGAAGGAGAAGTATTTGGTCCTCCTTTTCATTGAAAAACTTAACAAGTATTGTTTTTAAGGAACCAGAAAGTGGAGAAATGTAGTTGAGTTTTTCTTTCTTTGAAATCAGTAATTTATTTATTCCTTCGGATGATTCTAATAGTTTTAGCAGGGACATATTCAATCTTTCTTTTTAAAATAAATATACCAAACCACCTCCACCAGGTGGCAAATAAATTATTTGTCTCATTCAAATGGATAGACAAATAATCTCTAACAGAAAAATATAGTTTTAATATGAAAGATTCTTGGACTAAATCCATCTTATTCAAGTTGTCTGAATTTTTTAAAAAACAGTTAGTTATTGCTCTCCAGGTTAGTTCTAAAAAAAGCTCACATACTAAATGTGAGCTTTATAGAGATTGAGATTATGTTAGGGGAAAAGTTTAATCAATTTTAACTGGTTACTTAGCTTTCTTTAAGTAGATATTTCCATTTACAGTTTCTATAACCACCTTGTTTTTTGCACCATTAAGGTTAGCTTTTCCGTAAATATATTTTCTGTCTGAACCTTTGGTTTCATCCCACTTTTTTGTTTTTTCTTTTGATAAATCAAAATCGCTGATTATATCATAATTGGTTTTATTGTTTCTTGTATAGGTTAAAGTAATATCAACATTCATAGAAAAATTTTCGGGAACAACTAAAGTTATATCACCGCCCATTGATTTTAGCTTAACATCATGATTTTCATTTTTAAGTTCGTCAATTAGTTTTACAGATACATCTCCACCCATTGTTGTAGCTTCAGTCCATCCATCAATCTCATCTATTTTTATATCGCCACCCATTGTAGTAGCTTTTACAAACTTCTTTGCGTTGCCTACTGTTATATCACCACCCATAGTGTGGAGTTTAGCACCAGCAGGAGCATTATCAATATTTAATTCTCCTCCCATCGTGGAAATATCAATTCCTTCGCCAGTCGATACTCCGTTTTTGTTAACTATGTTTTTATAGCTGACATCTCCTCCCATTGATTTACCTTTTATATCGCCACTAACATTTTCGATTGATACATCACCGCCCATAGTTGTTACAGAACCATCAACTGAAGAATTTGTTAATTTTATATCACCACCCATTGTGGAAAGAGATAATTTACCTTTTAGATTGCTTAGTGTTAAATCACCACCTTTAGTTTCCCCTTTTAACTCACCTTCAATTTTTTCAAGATTAATATCTCCACCCAAAGTTTGAAGATCTAAATTACATTTTTCTGGTACCTGAATTTCAAGTTTGCAATCACCATTATGATTATCATGCCCTGATTCATCAAATTTATTTGTAATTTTTATCCCACCGGAAACTTCTTCAATATTAAGTACAGAGTTCGGATCCTCTTTACCATCAACCAAAATTTTGATTGATAATTTTTCTTTATCCCAGCCAGTAATTTTTATTGAACTACCACTCATCATATTAACTTCAAGATTTTTGCCCATTCCAAGGTTATAATCCTTTTCGGCATTCCTTTCATCAGAATCAAATTGTAATCCAATGATAGGTAAACCTATTAGGTAACTTGAATAATTTAAAGAAGCAGCGGCATTGGAATTTGAATTAAGGCACATTAAGAGTGCTGCTAAAGCTATTGGAAAAATATTTTTCATAATTGCCCTGTTGATAATTTTTTATTATATAATTTTTTAATTTCAATAGTTGAATTTATTGTTTGCAGGTAGATTTTTTCTCCGCCTCCATTAAGAATATACTTTGCTCTAATTTCTCCCCGTCTGCTATCTTTTTCATAACTCTGTGTTTTAAAATCCGATTTTATTACAAGACCAGTCTCATCATCATTATTCCATAAATCAGCATCTTTAATAACGGCATCAATTTCTGCGCGTGAATTTTCAGGGACCATTAATTTAATATCACCGCTGCCGGATGTAATTCTGCTTTTACCAGTACCGCCTGGTTGAAGCTGAACAGATATATCGCCACCACCAGTGGAAGCATTTACAGATCCGGTTAATTTCTGTAATTTAATATTGCCGCCGCCGGTTTTAGCAATTATTAACCCGTTTGCACCGGTTAATGTAATATCACCGCCATAAGTATTTAGCTTTGCATTACCTGCTATATCTTTAACATATAAATCGCCGCCAAAGGTAAACAATTCCGCACTTCCCCCAATTTTTTCAATAGTAATATCCCCGCCATTTGTTTTTGCGTTAACATAATTACCAACAACACCAATTTTTATATCGCCACCATAAGTAAAAATATCTGCATCTCTGCTAACGGAATTTAAGGATAGATTTCCACCTGCACTTTTAACTATAGCATTGCCGATAACATCACCTGTAACTATATCCCCGCCAGAAGTATTTAAATTTACTTTTCCAGTTATCTTTCCGGTATGTATTTCTCCTCCATATGATAAAGCTGTTACATCACCTTCCAGCGCACCCTTTAATTTAACATCACCACTGTTGGTTTTAAGATTTAGATTAAATTTTGAAGGAACGCTAATTATAAATTTTGCATCGTCATCAGAACTCCAACCGCCATCAGTAATAGTTATAACATTACCGGATTGTTCAAAAACAATATTTTCAAATTCATTTTCATTGAATCCTCTTACATTTAAATTAACCTCGTTCTTTTCCCAAACATTCACTTCTAAATTAGCTGAGCCAGAAAGAATACTTACTTCCAATGTTCCGCCCCTGCTAACATTAAATGATTTTGATTTACTTCCCTGGTCCGTAGTAGAAGCAAAAGATAATACCGTTGAAAAAACCAGTATTGAAACTAAAGGTTTAAAAAAGACTTTCATTGCTGAACAACCTCCTGCAAAATTGATTTAGCACGTATCCGAACGTACTGATTCTCATCTTCACGACTCCTTTGTTGAAGCAATTCCAGCATTTCTTTTGAAAGATTTTTTTCGCTTATTTTGTCATCACTAAGGCTGTTGATTGCAGCAACACGCAAACCTGAGTTTTTATCATTCTTCAATACAAAAAGAAGCGCTTCAATAATATCTTCATCAACAGGAAATTTCTTTAATACTACAAGTGCTTCACGTCTTACACCGGCATTACTATCAAATTTTAATGCAGAAATAAGCGCAACTTTAACTTTTGCATCTGGTTTCTTTTTATTTTCCGTCTGTGCTGAAATTGCATTTAATGTTCTTAACCTAACTCCATCATTCTGTTCATTAACAAGAGAATGAGCAAGAACTTTTTGAATCAATTCATCGCCAATTTTTCCTTTCATCTTTACCGATTTTACCGCTTCAAAAGAAAAAGAAACTTCATTATTGCCGGATGGAGAATTATTAAACTGAAGGTTTCTGATCTTGATATCATTCCTTTCAAATGGATCAGTTTGCGATGCATTGATAAATTGCGAAGTGTCAATTACATCCGATTTGGTAAAGAGTAAATAACCGATCCCAATTCCAACTAAAACCATAACTGCGCCAGACATGGCAACTCGTATATTAGATGATAGAAATTGATTCAATCTTTCAATTGAAATTTCCCACAAGGATTTCTTCGATTGCTCAATCTGGATATTGCTTCTCAATTCCCTGCGGGCATCAGATAAAAGTTGTTCGCCAGGTTCTGTTGTTTTTAACCCGTTAAGTACAAGACGGAGCTTTTCGACTTTTTCAAATTCACTTTTACAATCAGTGCAGGAAACAATATGTTTATTAAGCTCGCGGCTTTCCTCTTCTGTCAGTTCATTGTATAGTGATAAGTCAATCCATTCTTTATATTTTTCGTGTTCCATTTTACCAACCATTTATCAATTTGATTTTTTATACTAAATGTTTTAGTTGTTCTCTAAGTTTTCTTGTAGCTGTAAACAGATATTTTTTAATTGCGCCTTCAGAGCAATTCATCATCACGGCAATCTCTTTTATTTTATGATCGTTTAAGTATTTGTAAGTAAAAGCTAACTTCTGCTGTGGGGATAATGTTTCAACCGCCAGCCACATTTTTTTTGATATTTCATTATTGTTTAACTGATCGTCAGCTTGATGTCCGGAAACAAGCGAATCACTTACCGGGCTATAATTATCATCGTCATCATAATCCTGGTTGATTGATACGTGCTCATGTTTTTTTTGACTTCTTTTAAATGAAATACAAACATTGGTAACAATGCGATACAGCCATGTAGAAAATTCACTTTTACCTTCAAAATATTTCAAACCTTTGTAAACCCGCATAAAAACTTCCTGGTAAATGTCTTTTGCATCTTCCCGGTTATTCCTGAATTTATAAGAAATAGCAAGAACATGTTTATCGTACCGATAAATCAGTTCTTCAAAAGCGGCCGTATTACCCTGCCTGGCTTTAAGTATTAATTGGTTTTCTTCAGCTGTCATTAACTCTATTGTTTATTTGCCGGTCACATAAGTTTAGACTTTGTAAAAATGAAATGGTTGTGGATAGACATGAAATTTTTCATGTAAAGTATTTCAAGGCGAAGAATACAAAAAACTGAACCCAGAAAACAGAATTCCGGAAACGGAGGCTGGGGAATTTTTAATTCTGCGTTCTGTTTTCTGAATTCTTAATTCTGCTTTGATATGTTCTTTTCATTTGTGCAATGTGAACTGGAATATGGTTTTCGTAAATTTTCAACCAGTCATCCATAGTCATAAGCCCGTTTTCTGAATGTTCAACAACATTTGCCCAAACTTTTTGAGGAAGATCTTTTATTAAATTGTAACTCATCAATCTTAAATATTTGAATAGCGCTAAAGCATCATCTGTACTTTGATTGTGGTAGTTTAAAGAATTTGCCCATAAATCCTGATCGTATCCTAACACGCCACTACCAGGTTCGGCAATAAATCTACGGCAGCGGGTGTAACTATTTGCTTCACTATCAGCAAGATGAATAATTATTTCGTGGATGCTCCACTCTGCAGGTGATGGTTTGTACTTCCACATTTCCTTTGGAAACTGTTTAAGCGCTTCTTCTAAATTATCGTATGCTTTTCCATACGATTCAATTTTTTCTTTTCTTTCTTCAGGTGTCATCTCTTCCTCCAATTTTTCTCTCTTCATCATACAAAAAAGAAAAATATTTTACAAGATAGATTTTGCAGTTTTTATTTATCTTGATAATTAATAGTGTTGTATTTAGATTGCAACACGTCTATAGGATTGTTTATTATGCCTACAGTTTTATTTTATCTGGGTTGGCGGTTCTTCTTTTTTGCTAACGAAGGAAATGAACCTATTCACATACATGCGGAAAAAGCTGATAAAAGTTGTAAATTTTGGTTAGATGTTGAAAGTTATGATATACTTCCTTCGGTTTCATATAAAATGAACCAAGGAGATTTAAATGAAGTAAGAAAAATAATATTCAAACACTTTGATCTTATAGTTGAAGCCTGGGAAGTATTTCAACGGAGAAGAAAAAATGAACAATAAAAAATTTCATATTATTAAGAATCTTCATTTTGAAAACGATATAATGAATATTGAGGTTGATGGAATAAGACACACCTTTAATTTAAAAAAGATTTCTAAACTTTTGCTTAATGCAAGCTGGATTGAACGAAATGCTTTCAAAATACACGAATCGGGTTATGGAATACACTGGCCCTTAATAGATGAGGATTTATCAATTGACGGATTACTTGCAGTTAAATCCAAACAACATCAATCGGCAAAACGAAAACACTCAAAGAGAAACAAATCGGGGGAAAAGTCCACAGAACAATTTATTGTTAAAGAAAAGGGAACTAGGTATTCGGGTAAGAAAGATTGATTCATTAACTTTCATTAAAATAAATGCAGCACCAAAATTCAACTCTATTTGCCAATTTCGATTTTACACAACTTAACTCTCCTGATTTTAAAGAAGATAGCGTTAGAGAAGTAATAATACTTCCAATTCTTAACCGGCTTGGTTATGATGACAAGAACATCGTCCGAAGTAAATCGCTCCTGCATCCATTCTTGAAGATCGGTTCCAAGAAACGTCCAGTTAATGTTATTCCAGATTATCTTCTTAAAGTTACAGATTATAATTATGCCTGGGTGCTTGATGCAAAGTCGCCTACAGAAGAAATTAAAACAGGCGATAACGTCGAACAGATTTTTAGTTATGCCATTCATCCGGAAATAAGAACAAAATATTTTGCATTGTGTAACGGAAAAGAATTTGTACTTTTCCGGCAGGATACAGAAAGACCATTAATTTATTTTGACGTTTCTGAAATCAATCGTTATTGGGAAAGACTTGAGACTTATCTCTCACCCGATTCCTTCCAAATTGGAAAAACAATTTCTTATAGTACAGTAAGAGAAGGCCAAATATCGTATGATGAGGATAAGTTTGATTATCTTAATCGCCCTTTGTTGAATGAAATTAAAGTTCAGAAACAAGCGGCTAAACGACACTTTGGCGTTCATGGATATTTTACTAAACAAGCATGGAATGTAGTACGAACTTATATAAATAATTTTTCTAAACCAGGTGATTTAGTATTGGATCCTTTTGGTGGAAGTGGCGTTACTGCTGTTGAAGCCTTAATGACAGACCGGAAAGCAATACACATCGACTTAAATCCAATGTCGGTTTTTATTGTTGAAAATATGATTGCCCCGGTAGAGATTCATAAATTATCTGAAGCGTTTGATAGAGTTAAAAATTCATTCGAGAAAGATTGTCCAACTACTAAAGCCGAAATTAAAAAAGCTCTTCAAACATATCCTTATCCAAAAGGATTTCAACTTCCTGGTGGTTCGGACGTACCGACAATTGAAAAACTTTTCAGCGAAAAACAATTGGCTCAGCTTGCTTTTTTAAAGCATTTAATTCTAAAAGAGAAAAATGAGAACATCAGGAAAAGTTTATTGCTCGCTTTTTCAAGTACTTTAACTGTTTCAAATTTAACTACTCACGCCGGTGAAAGTGGTGGTCCAAATTCTGGAGCTTTTGCATATTACAGATATAGAATTGCAAAAAAACCATCTGAATTTGAAGTTATCAATAGCTTCGAATCCAAATTCAAACGTGTTCTTGCAGCCAAAAAAGAAGTTGAAGTTAGGATCACTGAAGATACAATTAGCAATGGTCAAATAATAAAAGGTACCGCAACAGATTTGCATTGGATAAAATCCGAAAGTGTGGATTACATTTATACTGATCCTCCATACGGAAAGAAAATTCCGTATCTCGATTTATCAGTTATGTGGAATGCCTGGCTCGATTTGGATGTAACGGAAGAAGATTACCAGCAAGAAGCTATTGAAGGCGGTGAAAGAAATAAAACTAAAGATCAATATAGCAGTTTAATTTCTCAATCAATTCAGGAAATGTTCCGGGTTTTAAAATTTGATAGATGGATGAGTTTTGTTTTTGCTCATAAAGATCCGGAGTTCTGGCATTTGATTTTAGATACTGCAGAACGAGCCGGATTTGAATATGCCGGCGCAGTTAAGCAAGCAAACGGACAGACAAGTTTTAAGAAACGACAAAATCCATTTACTGTTTTATCAGGTCAACTGATTATCAACTTCAAAAAAGTTCGTAAACCTAAAACAATTCTTAAAGCAAACCTTGGAATGAACATAAGTGATATTGTTATGCAAACCATTGAGGGTATTATTGCAAAAAATAATGGCGCAAGTCTGGAACAAATAAACGATGAACTGATAATTAAAGGGCTTGAACTCGGATTCCTGGATTTATTGAAAAAGGAATACACAGATTTGACTCCGCTTTTATTGGATAGCTTTGATTATAATGATGAGACTGAGACATTTCATATTAGGCTTGATAAAAGATTTACAACTCACATCGATATAAATCTTAGAATTCAATACTATCTCATTTCTTTTCTTAGACGGCAACAGTTGGAGAACAAAACTCCAGCTTTTGATGAAATTATTTTTCATATAATGCCATTACTTCGGAACGGAGTTACACCGGAGAAACAGACTATCTTAAATGTTTTGGAAGACATTGCCGAAAGAATTGGGCTCGATTGTTGGCAGTTAAAACGAACCGGGCAATTAAAATTATTTATGTAATTTCAAAACCATTAAAATTGTCCATCTATAGTGGAGCGGTTTATTCCAATTCCCACAGATGAATCTGTGAGCTGCAGATCGAAAAAACTAACACGGATTTTGATTTCTTATAATTTTTCCCATCATTGCACCTGTGTGCTCACCATCTTTAATTACAAATTCTCCATTCATTATTACAAATGGAATTCCTTCCGGATATTGATGCGGTTGCAGGAATGTAGCTTTGTCTTGGATTTTATTGTAATCGAAAAGAACCAGGTCGGCAATCTTTCCTTTTTCAATTCTTCCACGGTTAGAAAAATTTAATTTGTCCGCCGGCATCGAGGTCATCTTCTTAATCATTTCTTCAAGAGTGCAGATTTTTCTTTCCCGTACATACTTTGCAATTACACGTGGAAATGTTCCGTATGCCCGCGGATGTGCAATATTTTTTGTCATCGGTGGATAAGGTGCATGCGCTCCTGCATCAGAAGCGATCATAACGCGTGGATGAGCTAAAATTTGTTCGGTGGATTTTTCTTCCATTCCAAATCCAACCATCATACAATTATTTTCCGAATCATTTATTACTTTTACCGCAGCATCATAAGAATCAATACCGAATTCTTTACCAATCTGCTCAATTGTCTTCCCCTGGTAATTTTTAAATTCATTTTTACCAATACCGGAAATCAAAACTCCGTTCCAGTCTCCATCAAGATTACTGATTTTTTTCTCGGCAAATTCTCTAAGTTTGCTATCAAGCGATTTATCTTTTAATCGTTCCAGAAATTTTTCTGTTCCACCATCTCTTGCCCAAAGTGGAAATAAGTTGGAGAGATTTGTATGATACGCAACATAAGGATAGCGATCCGCATGAACATCCAATCCTTCTTTAACTGCATTATCAATTTTTTCTAATGCTTTATCTGCTTTGTACCAATTGGATTTACCTGAAACTTTAAGATGAGAAATTAAAAGCCGCGATTCGGAATCTTTTGCAAT encodes the following:
- the mfd gene encoding transcription-repair coupling factor; the encoded protein is MSLLKLLESSEGINKLLISKKEKLNYISPLSGSLKTILVKFFNEKEDQILLLLPDVQTVNEIKVELELLGCGNYLVSVEDNKIDSLQEKLTLISNKKKFILLSTYEIIKVSLPAKNQLDNRTTKIQLGGGITYDELIEYLNLLNYQKTKFVEGVGDYAIRGSIVDFWSYSEANPCRIEFDGDFIESIRHFDSESQRSADKTEVVSLAGNFENAETIFTSDIFDYLDNPLVIANKYDLNSLFKKTEIVLPSAFDGIVIEDIELAQELLGNIKPAEIKIDDGKRNNLKESTDLSSLLKKRARWLIENPFDDVVEKINLNITEPPTINSNFDRLFNTLQDFSNKDYKIIITSENEFQSKRLYDLLADYKEELAELIETGKVKIETLALRKGFILRNEKLLVLTDYQIFNKPYRSKISSIQREKKSRTKDFASIKKGDFVVHENFGIGQYVGLETIKIGEVSQESIKILYAEGGIVYVNLNYFNLVKKFSSKEGEEPKLNSLSSGEWDSTKKKVKKKIKEAARELIQLYAKRKASQGFTFSADTIWQKELEASFIYEDTPDQSKVSDEVKNDMESKSPMDRLVCGDVGFGKTEIAVRAAFKAANDGKQTALLVPTTILAEQHLNTFKDRLSQFPVKVEVLSRFHGKAKQKDVVKELGEGKVDVIIGTHRLLSKDVQFKDLGLLIIDEEHRFGVMAKEKLKNFRVNVDTLTLTATPIPRTLNLSLLGARDLSIIATPPPNRQPIYTLVQTFDVQKVREWIMNELKRAGQVYFVHDRVQSINKIADYLNKYIPEIKIGIAHGQMKPLQLENVIYDFLNRKYDVLLCTKIIESGIDIPNVNTIIVNRADRFGLAELHQLRGRVGRSDRQAYAYFLVPSLDSINKKSVRRLQAIEEFTDVGAGFNLSMRDLEIRGAGNLLGTEQTGFIDAVGFEMYVKLLDEAVEELKRLEFAEVFKELPKPKLRTDPTIDAYFEIGIPKAYMPDQADRLSFYTALFSIKNLEEAKEITDELRDRFGKPPIFVERLVATAILKYYASFALFERIIIQQKNILIILPKGANEDYYKERFTALMKFILENYFNEIKFDQQKETLKLIIPNRFENPEKIYEYLFEFCRRVRGVVNNL
- a CDS encoding DUF4160 domain-containing protein, with the protein product MPTVLFYLGWRFFFFANEGNEPIHIHAEKADKSCKFWLDVESYDILPSVSYKMNQGDLNEVRKIIFKHFDLIVEAWEVFQRRRKNEQ
- a CDS encoding RNA polymerase sigma factor, which codes for MTAEENQLILKARQGNTAAFEELIYRYDKHVLAISYKFRNNREDAKDIYQEVFMRVYKGLKYFEGKSEFSTWLYRIVTNVCISFKRSQKKHEHVSINQDYDDDDNYSPVSDSLVSGHQADDQLNNNEISKKMWLAVETLSPQQKLAFTYKYLNDHKIKEIAVMMNCSEGAIKKYLFTATRKLREQLKHLV
- a CDS encoding HEAT repeat domain-containing protein yields the protein MEHEKYKEWIDLSLYNELTEEESRELNKHIVSCTDCKSEFEKVEKLRLVLNGLKTTEPGEQLLSDARRELRSNIQIEQSKKSLWEISIERLNQFLSSNIRVAMSGAVMVLVGIGIGYLLFTKSDVIDTSQFINASQTDPFERNDIKIRNLQFNNSPSGNNEVSFSFEAVKSVKMKGKIGDELIQKVLAHSLVNEQNDGVRLRTLNAISAQTENKKKPDAKVKVALISALKFDSNAGVRREALVVLKKFPVDEDIIEALLFVLKNDKNSGLRVAAINSLSDDKISEKNLSKEMLELLQQRSREDENQYVRIRAKSILQEVVQQ
- a CDS encoding DUF2442 domain-containing protein, whose translation is MNNKKFHIIKNLHFENDIMNIEVDGIRHTFNLKKISKLLLNASWIERNAFKIHESGYGIHWPLIDEDLSIDGLLAVKSKQHQSAKRKHSKRNKSGEKSTEQFIVKEKGTRYSGKKD
- a CDS encoding type I restriction enzyme HsdR N-terminal domain-containing protein is translated as MQHQNSTLFANFDFTQLNSPDFKEDSVREVIILPILNRLGYDDKNIVRSKSLLHPFLKIGSKKRPVNVIPDYLLKVTDYNYAWVLDAKSPTEEIKTGDNVEQIFSYAIHPEIRTKYFALCNGKEFVLFRQDTERPLIYFDVSEINRYWERLETYLSPDSFQIGKTISYSTVREGQISYDEDKFDYLNRPLLNEIKVQKQAAKRHFGVHGYFTKQAWNVVRTYINNFSKPGDLVLDPFGGSGVTAVEALMTDRKAIHIDLNPMSVFIVENMIAPVEIHKLSEAFDRVKNSFEKDCPTTKAEIKKALQTYPYPKGFQLPGGSDVPTIEKLFSEKQLAQLAFLKHLILKEKNENIRKSLLLAFSSTLTVSNLTTHAGESGGPNSGAFAYYRYRIAKKPSEFEVINSFESKFKRVLAAKKEVEVRITEDTISNGQIIKGTATDLHWIKSESVDYIYTDPPYGKKIPYLDLSVMWNAWLDLDVTEEDYQQEAIEGGERNKTKDQYSSLISQSIQEMFRVLKFDRWMSFVFAHKDPEFWHLILDTAERAGFEYAGAVKQANGQTSFKKRQNPFTVLSGQLIINFKKVRKPKTILKANLGMNISDIVMQTIEGIIAKNNGASLEQINDELIIKGLELGFLDLLKKEYTDLTPLLLDSFDYNDETETFHIRLDKRFTTHIDINLRIQYYLISFLRRQQLENKTPAFDEIIFHIMPLLRNGVTPEKQTILNVLEDIAERIGLDCWQLKRTGQLKLFM
- a CDS encoding DinB family protein → MTPEERKEKIESYGKAYDNLEEALKQFPKEMWKYKPSPAEWSIHEIIIHLADSEANSYTRCRRFIAEPGSGVLGYDQDLWANSLNYHNQSTDDALALFKYLRLMSYNLIKDLPQKVWANVVEHSENGLMTMDDWLKIYENHIPVHIAQMKRTYQSRIKNSENRTQN
- a CDS encoding DUF4097 family beta strand repeat-containing protein, with translation MKVFFKPLVSILVFSTVLSFASTTDQGSKSKSFNVSRGGTLEVSILSGSANLEVNVWEKNEVNLNVRGFNENEFENIVFEQSGNVITITDGGWSSDDDAKFIISVPSKFNLNLKTNSGDVKLKGALEGDVTALSYGGEIHTGKITGKVNLNTSGGDIVTGDVIGNAIVKSAGGNLSLNSVSRDADIFTYGGDIKIGVVGNYVNAKTNGGDITIEKIGGSAELFTFGGDLYVKDIAGNAKLNTYGGDITLTGANGLIIAKTGGGNIKLQKLTGSVNASTGGGDISVQLQPGGTGKSRITSGSGDIKLMVPENSRAEIDAVIKDADLWNNDDETGLVIKSDFKTQSYEKDSRRGEIRAKYILNGGGEKIYLQTINSTIEIKKLYNKKLSTGQL
- a CDS encoding DUF4097 family beta strand repeat-containing protein — its product is MKNIFPIALAALLMCLNSNSNAAASLNYSSYLIGLPIIGLQFDSDERNAEKDYNLGMGKNLEVNMMSGSSIKITGWDKEKLSIKILVDGKEDPNSVLNIEEVSGGIKITNKFDESGHDNHNGDCKLEIQVPEKCNLDLQTLGGDINLEKIEGELKGETKGGDLTLSNLKGKLSLSTMGGDIKLTNSSVDGSVTTMGGDVSIENVSGDIKGKSMGGDVSYKNIVNKNGVSTGEGIDISTMGGELNIDNAPAGAKLHTMGGDITVGNAKKFVKATTMGGDIKIDEIDGWTEATTMGGDVSVKLIDELKNENHDVKLKSMGGDITLVVPENFSMNVDITLTYTRNNKTNYDIISDFDLSKEKTKKWDETKGSDRKYIYGKANLNGAKNKVVIETVNGNIYLKKAK